In Bacteroides cellulosilyticus, the genomic stretch TTTGTGGAAGCGGATATATGTGGTGGTAAGAAAATAAATAAATGAGAAAATATTGCACTATAATCGGACTGCTTTTAGTAGTAGTCCTTCCCGTTTGCGCTCAGAACTGGACACCTCAGGACTCTCTGCGATTGCGCCGTCTGCTGGATGGAGAAGGGATTAAGCTGAATCCGGAAGTTCTGAAAGAGATGGGAGTACAGGAACCTCTGGGCAAACAGCAGATATCGATGGAGAAACAATGGCTGGATTTCAACACAACACTTCCCGAAATACCAAATACACCGAAGAAGAAAGTTGTTCTTACCTTGCGCCCGTATACTGCAACTACGAAGTACAATTGGGACCCGGTGTATCAGAAGAAGATTAAAATAGATAAGGACACGTGGCGAGGGGATCCTTTCTATGAACTTAAAATACTTCGCATTTATTCCGATTGGGCAAAGAGTCCTTTAGATAAAGGTCTCCGGAAAAGTATAGATGAAATAGAGGCAACCGGAATGCGCTACCGCGTAACGGAACGGGCCAATAATATGGCCGTAGGGAGCTGGCAGGGTGCCAGTGGCGGTTCTGGCTTCTCCGGTGATTTTATGGCACCTTTTACAAAA encodes the following:
- a CDS encoding DUF4858 domain-containing protein; translated protein: MRKYCTIIGLLLVVVLPVCAQNWTPQDSLRLRRLLDGEGIKLNPEVLKEMGVQEPLGKQQISMEKQWLDFNTTLPEIPNTPKKKVVLTLRPYTATTKYNWDPVYQKKIKIDKDTWRGDPFYELKILRIYSDWAKSPLDKGLRKSIDEIEATGMRYRVTERANNMAVGSWQGASGGSGFSGDFMAPFTKEFWNVKGRKRRARTLEVLRAYGDSVTVRGKEPVKAIKN